In Blastocatellia bacterium, one genomic interval encodes:
- the asnB gene encoding asparagine synthase (glutamine-hydrolyzing): MCGIAGILNPCGAPVDEALLRRMCDRLRHRGPDEEGYFFDAGVGLGVRRLSIIDLQTGHQPIHNEDGSIWVVLNGEIYNYRELRRHLTDRGHRFYTASDTEVIVHAYEEYGEECPSLLRGMFAFALWDGRERQLLLARDRVGEKPLVYATPNGGLVFSSEIQALREHPEIRSDIDWEAIHHYLVFTYVPAPRTAFREIRKLEPGHRLIWRQGEIRITRYWKLDFVPKLRLSEDEAVERLRELLRETVRLRMISDVPLGAFLSGGIDSSTVVGFMSQHSSQPVKTFSIGFDHEDFTELEHARRIAHHFGTDHHEFIVTPEAAEVVPILVRHYGEPYADPSAIPTYYLSRLTREHVTVALTGDGGDEMFAGYDRYWAMEVAERLPAIISVPARRLAREMHRLPLPWTHRLLRRLERFALAAPLPPARRYRSWVSALDTELHRELYTDEFAHLTTSTSPESVLAPWLVETPGLSLTDALLLTDTMTYLPNDLLVKVDIASMAHGLEARAPFVDHLLLEFAARLPAHYKRRGATSKYILKQAVKGLLPEATLRRRKQGFGVPLAHWFRGSLRPLLEETLLSDRARGRRLFKPTVVKSLIDEHLAGRRDHAHLLWTLLMLELWFQQCVD, translated from the coding sequence ATGTGTGGAATCGCAGGAATTCTCAATCCATGCGGTGCTCCCGTTGATGAAGCCCTCCTTCGCCGAATGTGTGACCGGCTTCGACATCGCGGCCCAGACGAAGAAGGGTACTTTTTCGACGCGGGCGTGGGCCTGGGCGTCCGCCGACTGAGCATCATTGACCTGCAAACGGGCCATCAGCCGATTCACAACGAAGACGGAAGCATCTGGGTCGTTTTGAACGGCGAAATTTACAACTACCGTGAGCTGCGACGACACCTGACCGATCGCGGTCATCGCTTCTACACCGCCAGTGATACGGAAGTGATCGTTCATGCTTACGAGGAATACGGGGAAGAGTGTCCCTCGCTCCTCCGTGGAATGTTCGCCTTCGCCCTGTGGGATGGAAGGGAGCGACAACTGCTTCTTGCCCGGGACCGGGTGGGAGAAAAACCGCTCGTCTACGCGACGCCCAATGGGGGTCTCGTTTTTTCCTCAGAAATCCAGGCGCTGCGTGAGCATCCTGAGATTCGTTCGGACATTGACTGGGAGGCCATCCATCACTATCTCGTCTTCACCTATGTGCCGGCGCCCCGGACGGCGTTTCGAGAGATCCGCAAGCTGGAGCCGGGACACCGGCTCATCTGGCGTCAGGGAGAGATTCGCATCACCCGGTACTGGAAGCTCGATTTCGTCCCCAAGCTCCGACTGAGCGAGGACGAGGCGGTGGAGCGTTTGCGCGAGTTGCTCAGGGAGACGGTTCGCCTGCGGATGATCAGTGACGTTCCGCTGGGAGCTTTCCTGAGCGGCGGCATTGATTCTTCCACTGTCGTCGGCTTCATGAGCCAGCATTCATCGCAGCCGGTCAAGACTTTCTCCATCGGATTTGACCATGAGGACTTCACGGAGCTGGAGCACGCGCGGCGGATTGCCCACCATTTCGGTACGGATCACCACGAATTCATCGTGACGCCCGAAGCAGCCGAGGTCGTACCGATTCTCGTCCGGCACTACGGTGAGCCGTATGCCGATCCCTCAGCGATTCCCACCTATTATCTCAGCCGACTCACCCGGGAGCACGTGACGGTGGCGCTGACCGGGGATGGTGGAGATGAGATGTTTGCCGGGTATGATCGCTACTGGGCGATGGAGGTGGCCGAACGTCTTCCGGCAATCATCTCGGTTCCCGCCCGGCGCCTGGCCCGCGAGATGCATCGGTTGCCCCTGCCCTGGACCCATCGGTTGCTGCGTCGGCTCGAGCGGTTCGCGCTGGCCGCGCCGCTTCCGCCGGCGCGTCGGTATCGGAGTTGGGTATCGGCCCTCGACACCGAGCTGCACCGCGAGCTGTACACCGACGAGTTCGCCCACCTCACTACGTCCACATCGCCGGAGAGCGTTCTCGCCCCCTGGCTGGTCGAAACGCCGGGCCTCTCGCTGACTGATGCCCTGCTGCTGACCGATACCATGACCTATCTCCCCAACGATCTGCTCGTCAAAGTAGACATCGCCAGCATGGCTCACGGTCTGGAAGCGCGCGCCCCTTTTGTTGATCACCTTTTGCTCGAATTCGCCGCACGCCTCCCGGCACACTACAAGCGGCGGGGAGCCACGTCCAAGTACATCCTGAAGCAGGCAGTAAAGGGACTCTTGCCGGAGGCCACGCTCCGTCGGCGCAAACAGGGATTTGGTGTACCCCTGGCCCATTGGTTCCGGGGATCCCTGCGCCCGCTGCTCGAAGAAACGCTTCTTTCGGATCGAGCGAGAGGTCGGCGATTATTCAAGCCGACGGTCGTGAAATCCCTGATTGACGAGCATCTCGCAGGGCGACGCGATCACGCGCACCTGCTGTGGACGCTCCTCATGCTGGAACTCTGGTTCCAGCAGTGCGTGGATTAA